The following are from one region of the bacterium genome:
- a CDS encoding glutamine synthetase: MSTELRDFLVLPYSELEDLNLVAKQQRIDHVPSDQLQEERLKYLTDEKRIKAVTVLFSDLEGRLHMLDYDKKFLLKSNDNLTFDGSSIRGFTPQRESDLRLSIDWSAFYWAPADIFGPGKILVFGDVLDRDGSPFDGDVRGKLKKLSRDYFERDGYTLNAANEIEGFLFQGLDAERRYHETGTFEYVSTGGYYHSLPSDPLRMFIDTVAEVQRAMGFQNEKDHPEVAPSQFEINYGYGEVVA; encoded by the coding sequence ATGTCCACCGAACTGCGTGACTTCCTCGTGCTTCCGTACAGCGAGCTCGAAGACCTGAACTTGGTCGCCAAGCAACAGCGCATAGACCATGTGCCGAGCGACCAGCTTCAGGAAGAGCGGCTCAAGTACTTGACGGACGAGAAGCGCATCAAGGCGGTAACCGTCCTGTTTAGCGACCTCGAGGGCCGTCTGCACATGTTGGACTACGACAAGAAGTTCTTGCTCAAGTCCAACGATAACCTCACCTTCGACGGCTCCTCGATCCGCGGCTTCACCCCGCAGCGCGAGAGCGACCTGCGCCTGTCCATCGACTGGAGCGCCTTCTACTGGGCGCCCGCCGACATCTTTGGGCCGGGGAAGATCTTGGTCTTCGGCGACGTGCTCGACCGCGACGGCTCGCCGTTCGACGGCGACGTCCGCGGCAAGCTCAAGAAGCTATCTCGCGACTACTTTGAGCGGGACGGATACACGCTGAATGCAGCTAACGAGATCGAAGGCTTCCTCTTCCAAGGCTTGGATGCGGAGCGCCGCTATCACGAAACGGGTACGTTCGAGTACGTCAGCACCGGTGGTTATTATCACTCGCTGCCCAGCGACCCGCTGCGCATGTTCATCGACACGGTGGCCGAAGTGCAGCGTGCGATGGGCTTCCAGAACGAGAAGGACCATCCCGAGGTCGCGCCTTCGCAGTTCGAGATCAACTATGGCTACGGCGAGGTCGTTGCC